The Limnochorda sp. LNt genome includes a region encoding these proteins:
- a CDS encoding TRAP transporter small permease, whose protein sequence is MTPVLRLLRCVVEWLVMGLTGMLVVTVSANVFARYLFLSGLVWAEELARIGFVWVVFLGAYVALTRGNHLAIRLVTDRVPARHRRAVRTVSGLLMLAFLGTVAWYGSVLVARTVAFGRVTPILGISAAWGYAAVPVSSALMFVHVLHLLLSGSETDQGQ, encoded by the coding sequence ATGACTCCCGTGCTGCGACTGTTGCGATGCGTCGTCGAGTGGCTGGTGATGGGCCTGACCGGCATGTTGGTGGTGACGGTGTCGGCCAACGTGTTCGCCCGCTACCTCTTCCTTTCGGGCCTGGTTTGGGCTGAGGAGCTCGCCCGGATCGGCTTCGTCTGGGTCGTCTTCCTGGGCGCCTATGTGGCGCTGACCCGCGGCAACCATCTGGCCATCCGCCTGGTCACCGACCGGGTGCCGGCCCGTCATCGCCGGGCCGTCAGGACCGTGAGCGGCTTGCTCATGCTGGCCTTCCTGGGAACCGTCGCCTGGTACGGGAGCGTGCTGGTCGCCCGGACGGTGGCGTTCGGCCGCGTCACGCCCATCCTCGGCATCTCGGCGGCGTGGGGTTACGCTGCCGTCCCTGTGTCGTCGGCCCTGATGTTCGTCCACGTGTTGCATCTCCTGTTGAGTGGGTCCGAAACGGATCAAGGCCAATAG
- a CDS encoding TRAP transporter substrate-binding protein, which translates to MQRRLMVTVLLSLMVLSGFHAVAQAGTITVRLPHCCSVDSHFQAGAVRFAELVEQKTNGRLRVSIFPGGQLGQETEVIQAVQTGVLEMTFIGHDPLAQFAPMVTLLSLPYLFESHDQAFRILEGPVGKEIEKELARRNLVVLGWGNNGARVYTNSRRPIESPADLRGLKIRSPENPINLAITRALGGTAVAIPYGEVYTAIQQGTIDGQENAVINIYPAKLQEVQRYMSMTHHLLSFTVLLVNKPFFDSLDRELQAAVREAAAEAMRFQRQHVETLTDRLVQEMQQQGMQVNWPDLEPFRAATRRVHEEYVGRLIPRELYEMVLDSL; encoded by the coding sequence ATGCAACGTCGACTGATGGTGACGGTGCTCCTATCCTTGATGGTGCTATCTGGCTTCCACGCGGTCGCCCAGGCCGGCACCATCACGGTGCGACTGCCACACTGCTGCTCGGTCGACAGCCACTTTCAGGCAGGTGCCGTGCGGTTTGCGGAGCTAGTCGAGCAGAAGACGAACGGGCGATTGCGCGTCAGCATCTTCCCGGGCGGGCAGTTGGGCCAGGAGACGGAGGTCATCCAGGCCGTACAGACGGGCGTGCTGGAGATGACCTTCATCGGTCACGATCCCCTCGCCCAGTTCGCCCCGATGGTGACCCTGTTGAGTCTGCCCTATCTCTTCGAGAGTCACGACCAGGCCTTCCGCATCCTCGAAGGCCCCGTGGGCAAGGAGATCGAGAAGGAGCTGGCCCGCAGGAACCTCGTCGTCCTGGGCTGGGGGAACAACGGGGCACGGGTCTACACCAACAGTCGCCGCCCCATCGAGAGCCCGGCAGACCTGAGGGGCCTCAAGATCCGGAGCCCCGAGAACCCCATCAATCTTGCCATTACCCGGGCGCTGGGAGGCACGGCGGTGGCCATCCCGTACGGAGAGGTGTACACGGCCATCCAGCAGGGTACCATCGACGGCCAGGAGAACGCGGTCATCAACATCTACCCGGCCAAGCTTCAGGAAGTCCAGCGATACATGTCCATGACGCATCATCTCCTCTCGTTCACGGTGTTGCTCGTCAACAAGCCCTTCTTCGACTCCTTGGATCGGGAGCTGCAGGCGGCCGTGCGCGAGGCCGCTGCTGAGGCCATGCGGTTCCAGCGTCAACACGTGGAGACATTGACCGACAGGCTGGTCCAGGAGATGCAGCAGCAGGGGATGCAGGTGAACTGGCCGGATCTCGAGCCGTTCCGAGCTGCCACGCGCAGGGTGCACGAGGAGTACGTAGGCAGGTTGATCCCGAGGGAGCTCTACGAGATGGTGCTGGATTCCCTGTGA